The Deltaproteobacteria bacterium genome contains the following window.
TACGAAAATGCGATCGCCGAATACGCACGCGCGCTGGAACTGAATCCGACTTACGCCGACATCCTGACTAAGCTCGGCATCTCGCAACGCGAACAAGGGGCATTGAAGGATTCCGTCGAATCCTTGCGCCGCGCGTGCAAGGCCAACGGGCACTACTCCAACGCGCGCGTCCAGCTCGGACTCACGTATTACGTGATGGGCAAGACTGCGGATGCCAAAAAAGAGTGGCAAGCCATCTTGGACAGCGACCCAACCAATCCCAACGCAAAGATGTATTTAGGCCTCTGCGCCGCGAAGTAGGACTTTTGCATCCTCCCTCACCGCACCATCGTCGACGAATATCGCGTTTATGTGGCGGCACAATGTTCCATCTCCTAAGTCCAGGGTCCCCGAACAACGGACACGGGACACTAGGACATTGGATAATACTATTTACAAAGGATTATTTTAAAGTAGTATGAATGGCATGGAAACACTGCGGTACGCCAAGAAGGCCCAAGTCCTCCTCACCGTGCAACAATTCAACGTCCTGCAACAGGTGGCGCGCCAACAAAAAAAGAAACTGGGGACCGTATTGCGCGAGGCCTTTGCCCGTCTCTATGTCGAGCGGCAACGGGACGCCGAAGTGGATTCCGCTTGTACACGCCTGTTGCAGCTCAAGGCCCCCACGACGGATTGGGCCCGCTTCGAGAAGTCGTATGCGAAGCGAAAATATGACCGACCGACATAGCGATGGCAGAACGACTCTTCCTCGACAGCAACATCATCATGTACGCCATCGGCGGCTCGCATCCGTTGCGGCGCCCTTGTGCGGCCGTTATTGAACGGATCCAGGCTCGGCGCTTGAGCGTCGTCACGAATACCGAGATCGTGCAAGAAATTCTGTATCGCTATCGGGCGCTCGGCAAGGCAGCGCTCGCCCTGGAAGTCGGGGCATTGCTCATGGCCATAGCCGATGAAGTTTTCGGAGTCTTGCCGGAAGATATGCGATTAGCGATGGAGCTGATCCGCCGTCACCCGGCGGTCAATACGCGTGACGCCATTCACTGCGCCACGATGGTCCGGACGCGTACCCGCACGATCATCAGCGCCGATCGCCATTTCGATCAGTTCCCAGCGCTCCGTCGCCTCGACCCCAAGGATTTCGCGGAGACGACGAGAGCATCCGTGTGAGCACGCAAGGCAAATGGCCTACTGACCGGCACTGAAAAAATTGGCGAGCGCGGATACTAGTGCTTCGACCTGTGTCCCACCGCCTTGGGCGAGGTCGGGGCGGCCACCGCCGGTGCCGCCGAGTGCAGCGACGAGCGGCTGAATGAGTTGCGGCGCGGGATACCGATCGCACAGGTCTTTCGTGACCATTACGACCACGCTCGCCTTGCCGTCGCGCACGGTGGCGAGCGCAACGATTCCGGAACCGAGTTGTTGTTTATATTGATCGCCTAACGTGCGCAGCGTCTTTGGATCGACGTCGGGGACCACACGCGCCATCACTTTCACGCCGTTCACGACTCGCACGGCGTTGTCACCCTGTGCGGCACCGGTCGCGGTGCGTTGTCGCGCGGCGCGCAGTTCGCGTTCCATCTCCTTCACTTGCTCCAGCAGTTTGCGGACCTTGCCCGTAACTTCCTGCGGACCCACCTTGAGGAGCCCGGCCAAGTCTCGCTGCTCCCCTTCCAACGACTGGAGATATGCAATCAGCGCGCGACCGCAGACCGCCTCGATCCGCCGGACGCCGGCGCCGACACTCCCTTCGCTGACAACCTTGACCGCGCCGATATCGCCGGTCGCGCGGGCATGCGTGCCACCACACAATTCGATTGAATAGCCGGGCACTTCGACGACGCGCACCACGTCACCATATTTTTCCCCAAAAAAT
Protein-coding sequences here:
- a CDS encoding type II toxin-antitoxin system VapC family toxin gives rise to the protein MAERLFLDSNIIMYAIGGSHPLRRPCAAVIERIQARRLSVVTNTEIVQEILYRYRALGKAALALEVGALLMAIADEVFGVLPEDMRLAMELIRRHPAVNTRDAIHCATMVRTRTRTIISADRHFDQFPALRRLDPKDFAETTRASV